One Lentibacillus cibarius DNA window includes the following coding sequences:
- a CDS encoding vWA domain-containing protein, producing the protein MGFLAPASFWFLSAIPLLLVFYFFKKQYETQTISSIYLWQRTLHEWESDRWWRKLQKNILLLLQLLILLFLIVALTRPFLAGEEVNGEHLVIVLDSSATMAAEQDGTTRLASAKQQATDLVKQLGDEQKVSIIHAQQSPSLLVSNQMDDKEALEAIDQLQVSYQHENLRDSVQLAQSLMQQGAGEIHIFTDQLTKERLQELDTASPIVVHNSQSSQENISLRTFGVKQTNNHVTALVTVKNEASQAKDVTLSISHDGNGLKQVTETIPANEQQTIRLRDLPVHDYYQAKIDDDIYSLDNRVYALLPKAQTPAIYLAGEVNPFVKQALLSADMQVTTVPKDENGDYSFPENKPASIYLLSGVKAKQWPAGPKLIMSPAAGGPFDVQAKESLNYRLKQVADDSMLAYSDVGNVYLKQAYPIGKWHGLAPLVKSGEQVVMAKGTYENAPMLLFAFDLDDSDWALQPGFPILLANSVTHLAGSGESLGYYQPMETTDINLSTTTEEAVMERLDGETVEDIPLNQQTVTMPSQPGIYQLHEKTATGSLYRYIVVQLDHDERTAVTSDSFTIDGWKQDEWEVQLSKQEIWRIFASVALFILFIEWEVYRRGIAG; encoded by the coding sequence GTGGGGTTTTTGGCACCTGCTTCTTTCTGGTTTTTAAGTGCGATTCCACTATTACTTGTCTTCTACTTTTTTAAAAAACAATATGAAACGCAAACGATTTCTTCTATCTATCTTTGGCAACGTACGCTTCACGAATGGGAATCGGACCGCTGGTGGAGGAAACTCCAGAAAAATATATTACTGCTTTTACAACTCCTGATCCTGCTTTTTTTGATTGTTGCACTGACACGTCCTTTTCTTGCCGGGGAGGAAGTTAACGGCGAACATCTCGTTATCGTGCTTGATTCATCCGCAACAATGGCTGCTGAACAGGATGGAACAACACGATTGGCCAGCGCTAAACAACAAGCCACAGATCTAGTTAAACAGCTGGGTGATGAACAGAAAGTAAGTATCATTCATGCGCAACAATCCCCTTCCCTGCTTGTCTCTAATCAGATGGATGACAAGGAGGCACTTGAGGCGATTGATCAATTGCAAGTGTCTTACCAGCATGAGAACCTCCGTGATAGTGTGCAATTAGCCCAATCACTCATGCAGCAGGGGGCAGGGGAGATACATATTTTCACCGATCAATTAACGAAAGAACGTTTACAAGAACTGGACACTGCCAGTCCGATCGTTGTCCATAACAGTCAATCATCACAGGAAAATATATCGCTCCGAACATTCGGCGTCAAACAAACGAACAATCATGTTACGGCACTTGTGACGGTGAAAAATGAAGCCTCACAAGCTAAAGATGTGACGCTGTCGATCAGTCATGATGGAAACGGATTGAAACAGGTGACCGAAACCATCCCGGCAAACGAACAACAAACGATTCGGCTTCGTGATTTACCTGTTCACGATTATTACCAGGCGAAAATAGATGATGATATCTACTCACTCGATAATCGTGTGTATGCGTTATTGCCAAAAGCGCAAACACCAGCTATTTATCTGGCAGGGGAAGTTAATCCATTTGTTAAACAGGCGCTGTTGTCCGCTGACATGCAGGTAACGACCGTCCCGAAAGACGAAAATGGTGATTACTCTTTTCCAGAAAACAAGCCTGCATCTATTTATCTATTATCCGGAGTGAAAGCCAAACAGTGGCCGGCTGGACCTAAGTTAATCATGTCACCTGCTGCTGGAGGTCCTTTTGACGTTCAAGCCAAGGAGTCATTAAACTATCGTCTAAAGCAAGTGGCAGATGACTCTATGTTAGCCTATTCCGATGTCGGCAATGTGTATTTAAAGCAAGCATATCCGATTGGTAAGTGGCATGGTTTAGCACCGCTTGTAAAAAGTGGGGAACAGGTTGTGATGGCGAAAGGGACGTATGAAAACGCACCAATGCTTCTATTTGCATTTGATCTCGATGATTCAGACTGGGCGCTGCAACCGGGTTTTCCAATTTTATTAGCAAATAGTGTGACACATCTCGCGGGAAGCGGCGAATCACTCGGCTATTATCAGCCAATGGAGACAACAGATATAAACCTGTCAACGACAACGGAGGAAGCGGTCATGGAACGATTGGATGGGGAGACAGTTGAAGACATACCGTTGAACCAACAGACGGTGACGATGCCAAGTCAGCCAGGCATTTACCAGCTCCACGAAAAAACAGCAACCGGATCGTTGTATCGCTATATTGTTGTTCAGTTGGATCATGACGAGCGCACTGCGGTGACAAGCGACTCGTTTACGATTGATGGATGGAAACAGGATGAGTGGGAAGTCCAATTATCGAAACAGGAAATCTGGCGTATCTTTGCAAGCGTGGCGTTATTTATCCTGTTTATCGAGTGGGAGGTGTATCGACGTGGCATTGCAGGTTGA
- a CDS encoding AAA family ATPase, with translation MRERISVEELQEEAITDVKQRIDAVKAELSRFIVGQDDVVEQLLLGMVAGGHVLLEGLPGLGKTMVVRKISEVMDLQFSRIQFTPDLMPTDITGTNMIQPNEQGGQSFVFHQGPLFSNIVLADEINRATPKTQSALLEAMGERTVTVMGEMHQLAEPFFVLATQNPIELEGTYPLPEAQMDRFIMKIDVSYPTRDELKEIAVRTTGTSVQTLEKLVDASFVMKANQMAKQVLVAEQVLDYAVHVTMATHPDNEHATDDVKNYVLYGSGPRGLQSLIAIAKVRALFDGRYNVSVGDMKKAASAVLRHRIFLNFEGEAAQVDKDQLIEELLVSAEERA, from the coding sequence ATGAGGGAGCGAATTAGTGTGGAAGAATTACAAGAAGAAGCGATCACAGACGTAAAGCAGCGAATCGATGCTGTGAAAGCTGAACTGAGTCGCTTTATCGTGGGACAGGATGACGTTGTCGAGCAGCTTTTATTGGGAATGGTTGCCGGGGGGCATGTATTACTTGAGGGGCTTCCCGGTCTTGGAAAAACAATGGTCGTTCGGAAAATATCGGAAGTCATGGATTTACAATTCTCCCGTATCCAGTTCACACCGGACTTAATGCCGACCGACATTACCGGAACGAATATGATCCAACCAAACGAACAAGGCGGGCAATCATTTGTTTTTCATCAAGGCCCGCTTTTTTCCAATATTGTTTTGGCTGATGAGATTAATCGGGCGACACCAAAAACGCAAAGTGCTTTATTGGAGGCGATGGGCGAGCGTACGGTTACGGTAATGGGTGAGATGCATCAATTAGCAGAGCCATTTTTTGTGCTTGCCACCCAAAACCCCATTGAATTAGAAGGGACGTACCCATTGCCAGAGGCGCAAATGGACCGTTTTATCATGAAAATTGACGTTTCCTATCCAACACGGGACGAGCTGAAAGAAATAGCCGTACGAACGACAGGTACAAGCGTTCAGACCTTAGAGAAACTAGTCGATGCTTCCTTCGTAATGAAGGCAAATCAAATGGCCAAACAAGTGCTTGTAGCAGAGCAGGTATTGGATTATGCTGTCCATGTTACGATGGCGACCCATCCGGATAACGAACATGCAACAGATGATGTGAAAAACTACGTGCTCTACGGTTCCGGACCAAGGGGACTGCAAAGTTTAATCGCGATTGCTAAGGTTCGGGCATTATTTGACGGGCGTTATAACGTATCGGTGGGAGATATGAAAAAGGCAGCATCGGCTGTGTTGCGTCATCGTATCTTTCTAAATTTTGAAGGTGAAGCAGCGCAAGTGGATAAAGATCAATTAATCGAGGAATTGCTCGTGTCTGCAGAAGAAAGGGCGTGA
- a CDS encoding DUF58 domain-containing protein gives MHTLLSPALANRLTAFRLTSKRVVRGGHKGERRSPRLGSSLEFSDYRLYSPGDDLRQIDWNTYARTQKYYVKRFLDEQELSVSIYLDCTKSMGMKQEKWTRAKEFAAAFAFLALTNSDRLSVVPVASPTDVYPYTKGKAMTKRVLQFIERVSLTDGKEAFGEHLAKNLHQSRKGSLNLIISDFLDDPTALFAALKKMQARHQQVLLIQVVLPEEVNPDYLGDLQLVDLETAEQRDVAMSPKVINNYKQLFEAHTQSIKSFCRQRGMDLLTCPTSDSLEQSLFSSMMRQGWIGR, from the coding sequence ATGCATACGCTCCTATCACCAGCCCTGGCTAACCGTCTTACGGCTTTCAGGCTTACCTCCAAGCGAGTTGTCCGGGGAGGGCATAAGGGCGAACGCCGGTCACCACGACTTGGTTCTTCCTTGGAATTCTCTGATTATCGTTTATACAGTCCTGGGGATGACCTGCGCCAAATCGACTGGAACACCTATGCACGAACACAAAAATATTATGTAAAACGTTTCCTGGATGAACAGGAGCTTTCGGTTTCCATCTATTTAGATTGTACAAAATCCATGGGAATGAAACAGGAAAAGTGGACAAGGGCAAAGGAATTTGCGGCTGCATTTGCATTTTTGGCGTTGACCAATTCCGACCGGTTAAGCGTGGTACCGGTTGCTTCTCCGACAGATGTTTACCCGTATACAAAAGGTAAAGCCATGACCAAGCGCGTGCTGCAGTTTATCGAGCGTGTTTCGCTAACAGATGGGAAGGAAGCATTCGGGGAACATCTCGCTAAGAACTTGCATCAAAGCAGAAAAGGGAGTCTTAATCTCATTATTAGCGACTTTTTAGATGATCCGACTGCTTTGTTTGCAGCGCTTAAAAAGATGCAGGCAAGACATCAGCAAGTGCTGCTCATCCAAGTCGTATTGCCGGAAGAAGTCAATCCTGATTACTTAGGGGATTTACAGCTTGTTGACCTTGAAACAGCCGAGCAACGTGACGTAGCCATGTCACCAAAAGTCATTAACAACTATAAACAACTATTCGAAGCTCATACACAATCTATCAAATCGTTTTGTCGGCAGCGGGGGATGGACTTGCTTACTTGTCCTACGTCCGATAGCTTGGAACAAAGCCTGTTTTCGTCTATGATGCGTCAAGGCTGGATAGGGAGGTGA